The proteins below come from a single Parachlamydia acanthamoebae genomic window:
- a CDS encoding DUF4910 domain-containing protein, with amino-acid sequence MPHSLAYDLICDLWQRNRNFCSTDYDFCLDHINALIPLKIYTYPANDIFNGWTIPPKWDLIKGEIWKDGQCIFQSTTPLNVIGLSTNFSGTVSLDTLKKHLHFDARFPQAVPYHFRQNYRPWSRDWGFCVTQDFYNSLTEGTYEVKLVTQESEGYLKVAEHTHAGENPETFVFVAHLDHGGMANDDLAGVAVGVELFYRLLPKKTKFTYKFVLVQEIIGSAYYLGKSPETQKNVLESIFLEMLGSNTPLALQYSHREKGQLESILAHLLKNKSGFREGAFRSVICNDEMVWESYGIPMSSISRFPYPEYHSDLDNPSIIDQKALDESVSMLLETIEILDQQTLMRKKFSGVVATANPAYDLYVEPGQRAFGISVDEDQKKLRLLMDLLPILPQECFVEQIAKDIQAPADLVLQYLLRWKEKGLIELF; translated from the coding sequence ATGCCTCATTCTTTAGCTTACGATCTGATCTGTGATCTTTGGCAGAGAAACCGCAATTTTTGCTCGACCGACTATGACTTTTGCTTAGATCACATCAACGCTTTAATTCCTTTAAAAATTTACACTTATCCTGCAAATGATATTTTCAATGGTTGGACGATTCCTCCCAAATGGGATTTGATAAAAGGAGAAATTTGGAAAGATGGACAGTGCATTTTTCAATCGACCACTCCTCTGAACGTGATTGGATTATCTACAAACTTTTCAGGAACAGTTTCTTTAGATACACTCAAAAAGCATCTTCACTTTGATGCCCGCTTTCCACAAGCCGTCCCCTACCATTTCAGACAGAACTATCGTCCATGGAGTAGAGATTGGGGATTTTGTGTAACACAAGACTTTTATAACTCATTGACTGAGGGGACATATGAAGTCAAACTCGTCACGCAAGAGTCTGAAGGGTATTTAAAAGTTGCGGAACACACACATGCTGGAGAAAATCCAGAAACTTTTGTTTTTGTTGCACACCTTGATCATGGTGGTATGGCGAATGACGATCTCGCCGGCGTAGCCGTGGGAGTGGAACTTTTTTATCGCCTTCTTCCAAAAAAAACCAAATTCACATACAAATTTGTACTAGTGCAAGAAATCATCGGCTCTGCCTATTACTTAGGAAAGTCGCCTGAAACACAAAAAAATGTTTTGGAATCGATTTTTTTAGAGATGCTTGGTTCAAACACCCCTCTTGCTTTGCAATATTCTCATCGTGAAAAAGGTCAGTTAGAAAGTATTCTGGCACATCTTCTTAAAAATAAGTCGGGCTTTCGAGAAGGTGCTTTTCGTAGTGTGATTTGTAACGATGAGATGGTATGGGAGAGCTATGGAATTCCAATGTCTAGCATTTCCCGCTTTCCTTACCCCGAATACCATTCTGATTTAGACAACCCTTCCATTATCGATCAAAAAGCCTTAGATGAATCTGTGTCTATGCTTCTCGAAACAATTGAAATACTTGATCAACAAACCTTGATGCGTAAAAAGTTCTCAGGCGTCGTTGCAACTGCAAATCCCGCATACGATCTTTATGTAGAACCTGGTCAAAGAGCATTTGGAATATCGGTCGATGAAGATCAGAAAAAGCTGCGTCTTTTGATGGACCTGCTCCCTATCCTTCCCCAAGAATGTTTTGTTGAGCAGATAGCCAAAGACATCCAGGCTCCAGCTGATCTTGTTCTCCAATATTTGCTGCGTTGGAAAGAGAAAGGTCTGATAGAACTATTTTAA